One Streptomyces sp. P9-A2 DNA window includes the following coding sequences:
- a CDS encoding polyprenyl synthetase family protein: protein MTVVGPFGLSVRDQALEADVQAGMTAVEEGLLEATKSEVPFITEAAQHLVRAGGKRFRPLLVMLCAQFGDPYAPGVVPSAVVVELTHLATLYHDDVMDAAEVRRGVPSANARWGNSVAVLTGDFLFARASHILADLGPEAVRVQAEAFERLVTGQILETAGPQDGRDPVDHYLDVLSGKTGSLVAVSCRFGAMMAGADDTVVDVLTQYGERLGVAFQFADDVLDIASDSHESGKTPGTDLREGIPTLPVLRLRERTARLGLAEDIALCELLDSDLTDDDRHAEALRLLRAHPALKQARRDTVRYAEEARSALAPLPECESKTALVELCDAVVHRAG from the coding sequence GTGACCGTCGTCGGGCCGTTCGGGCTGAGCGTGCGGGACCAGGCTCTGGAAGCCGATGTCCAGGCCGGGATGACGGCTGTCGAGGAGGGGCTGCTCGAGGCCACCAAGAGTGAGGTGCCCTTCATCACGGAGGCCGCCCAGCACCTGGTGCGGGCCGGCGGCAAGCGGTTCCGGCCGCTGCTCGTGATGCTCTGCGCCCAGTTCGGCGACCCCTACGCGCCCGGCGTCGTACCGTCCGCCGTCGTCGTCGAGTTGACCCACCTGGCCACCCTGTACCACGACGACGTGATGGACGCCGCCGAGGTACGGCGTGGGGTGCCCAGCGCCAACGCACGCTGGGGCAACTCCGTCGCCGTCCTCACCGGTGACTTCCTCTTCGCCCGTGCCTCGCACATCCTGGCCGACCTCGGACCGGAGGCCGTACGGGTGCAGGCCGAGGCGTTCGAGCGACTGGTCACCGGTCAGATCCTGGAGACCGCGGGGCCGCAGGACGGCCGGGACCCGGTCGACCACTACCTGGACGTCCTCAGCGGAAAGACCGGCTCGCTGGTCGCCGTCTCCTGCCGGTTCGGCGCCATGATGGCCGGGGCCGACGACACCGTCGTGGACGTGCTGACCCAGTACGGCGAGCGCCTCGGGGTCGCCTTCCAGTTCGCCGACGACGTACTGGACATCGCCTCCGACTCCCACGAGTCCGGCAAGACCCCGGGCACCGACCTGCGTGAGGGCATCCCGACCCTGCCCGTGCTGCGGCTGCGCGAGCGGACGGCCCGGCTGGGACTGGCCGAGGACATCGCCCTGTGCGAGTTGCTGGACTCCGACCTCACCGACGACGACCGGCACGCCGAGGCGCTGCGGCTGCTGCGCGCCCACCCCGCGCTAAAGCAGGCCCGCCGGGACACCGTGCGCTATGCGGAAGAGGCGCGCTCGGCGCTGGCTCCGTTGCCGGAGTGCGAGTCGAAGACGGCCCTGGTCGAGCTGTGCGACGCGGTGGTGCACCGGGCCGGCTGA